The following nucleotide sequence is from Synechococcus sp. CBW1004.
GGGCGCGCTGCACCACCACCTCGAGCACCTCCTCGAGGGTGAGGGTGCTGGTGCGGATACGCTCGCAGCCCTCCGGGGCCAGGGCCGCAATGGTAGGGCTGACCAGCGAATCGGTCCACACCAGGACCTCGGCGGCCTCGACCGCACGGGCGGCCCGGAGGGTCATCAGATCGGGGGCGCCGGGGCCGGCCCCGACGATCATCACAGGCGAGGGCATACTCGGATCGGCGGTCACGGCATCGCGGCAGGGGACGGGAGAATCGCTCAAGCCGGAACCCCGCTGGGGTCGGGGAGCGGACGGCGTCTGATCAGCAACCACCACAACCCGAGGCCTCCGAGGACGATCAGCAGCAGGCTCATCAGCTGGGCCATCCGCAGGCCCCCGGCGCAGAACGGGGGCAGACCCACCAGGCAGAGCGGGTCGAGACGCAGGGCCTCGATCCAGACGCGGCCGCTGCTGTAGGCCATCAGGTAGACGCAGCTGAGCGCCCCATCGGGCAGCCGCAGGCGCCCCCGGGCAGCCTGGCGGATGAGCAGCAGCAGCAGCGCACAGACCCCAAGATTCCAGATGGATTCGTACAGAAAGGTGGGGTGGAAGGTGCTGCGATCCAGGAACTGCAGCGGCCGGCTGGCGGGCGGAATCGTCAGCCCCCAGGGCAGGTTTGTGGGCAGGCCGAAGGCCTCGGAGTTGAAGAAATTGCCCCAACGGCCGATGGCCTGGCCCAGCGCCACGGCGGGCACCAGCACATCAAGCAGCGGCCAGAAGCGCTGGCGGCGCCAGCGGCAGAACAGGATCGTCACCAGGGTGCCGCCGATCAGGGCGCCATGAATGGCGATGCCGCCCCTCCAGATGGCGATCAGATCGATCAGCCCAGCCCCGCGGAACTGATGGTTCCACTCCAGCACCACGTAATAGGCGCGGGCTCCGATCACGGCGCCGAGCACCATCAGCGGCAGCAGATCGGCGATCAGCGCGGGATCGACGCCCCGCTGGCGCCCGAGGCGCATCGCCAGCAGCAGGCCGAGCAGCACCGCCGTGGCGATGAGCAGGCCGTACCAGCGCAGGGAAAAGGGGCCCAGCTGAACCAGCACAGGCCCCGGAGAGGTGAAGGTGGCCAGCAGCATCGACTCGCCGCAGGACAGAGAAGAAGGAATCAGACGCCCTCCGCAGCCTGCACCTTCTCGATCTGACGCTTCTTGAGCACCAGCATGATCTGGGCGAGGGCCACGGCGGCGAAGAAGGCGAGCAGACCGTAGATGCGCACCGGGTTCTGAAGAACCACCTCGGCATCGAGCTGGCCGAAGCCGCCGACGTTGGGGTCGTTGGTCAGGGGTGCACCGGCGGCAACCTCATCACCCACGGCAACCTCCAGGGTGGGGCCGGCCGGGATGGTTTCGCTGACGCTGCCATCGGCCGTCTGAATCTCGATCACGCTAGCGCCGTTGTCGCCGGCGTTGATGGCCGTGATCGTGCCGGCGGCCGAAGCGGTGAAGACGGTGTTGTTGCTCTTCTCACCGGTGGGATACACCTGGCCGCGGCCACGGTTGCCACCGACGTGCAGCTGGTACTTGCCGAAGTGAATGGAGCTGTCCTCGGCCGGATCGGGCGAGAGGATCGGGAAGACGATCTTCTGGTGCTGATCACCGGGCAGAGGACCCACCAGGAGAATGTTGGGGTTGTCCTCGTTCCAGGTGGTGACGTAGACGCCGGCGGTCTCCTCCTTGAGCTCATCGCTGAGGCGATCGGCCGGAGCGAGCTTGAAGCCGTCGGGCAGCATCACCACGGCACCGACGTTCAGACCGGTGGAGCTGCCGTCACCGGCCACCTGCTGCACGGCGGTGTCGTACGGGATCTCGACCTCGACCTTGAACACCTCATCCGGGAACACGGCCTGGGGGAGCTCCACGTGGGTCGGCTTCTTGGCCAGGTGGCAGTTGGCGCAGGCCAGCTTGCCGGTGGCTTCACGCGGATAGTCGTAGTTCTGCTGCGCCCAGAAGGGATAGGCCCAGCTGGGGGTGGCGCCCAGCAGCAGGACCGAGATCGAGAGCAGGCTGCCGAAGAGCAGGGAGAGGGTGCGGCGCATGGGGAAGGCGGCAGGCGTTGGCGGGAACTGGCGGATCAGACGGCAGGACTCAGGCCCACCAGGGCTTGTCGCCGGTGCGGAAATCGGTTTCGGTCCACTGGCTCAGGAAGACGTTGTCGTTCTCGACCGAGACGTGGGCCAGGGCCAGGGAGAGAGGGGCGGGACCGCGGACCACCTTGCCCGTGGCGTCGTACTGGGAGCCGTGGCAGGGGCACATGAACTTGTTGGCGGCGGCATTCCAGGGCACCACGCAGCCCAGGTGGGTGCAGATGGCGTTGATGCCGTAGTTGCCGATGGCATCGGAGCCCTCGACGAGCAGGTAGGTGGGGTCGCCCTTGAGGCCCTGGACCAGGTTGCGATCGCCCTCCTTATGGGTGGCGAGCCAGCCGCTGGCGGTGACGGTGTTGCCCAGCTCATCCTTGGCGGTGGTGCCGCCACCGCCGCCGGCGGCACGCGGCGGGATGAAGTAATTGACCACCGGATAGAGCGCCCCGAGGGCCACGCCGGTGACGGAACCGAAGGTCAGCAGGTTCATGAACTGCCGACGACCCATGCCGGGCACATCACCGCTCGAAGAGGCCGCAGGGAACTGGGTCATGGGCAGCGTTCCGGCATGTCCGGCGCAACGTGGCGCCCACATTAAATCCCGCCGTTCCCGGCCCGTGCCCAGGCCACGCCGGCCCGCCCGCCGCTGCAACATGCTGTTGTGCTGCGATTCCGCCCGGCGTGCTCCGCTTCGATTCCCCCGCGAACGAAGAGCCAGCCCCGCCGCTGCAGGCGGACGAGGTGCTGGCGCTGCTGCGTGCCCGCTGGCAGGCCTCCCACGGTCTGCAGCTGGTCCAGCGCAACGGCCGCCTCTATTTCCAGGTGATCTGGAACCACCTGGAGCAGCAGTCCTTTCCGCTGAGCGAGGCCGACTACCGCGAGGCGCTGGAGGAGATCGTCGCCAGCCTCAACGGCCTCGGCGTCGCCGATCAGGTGCGCAGCTGGCTGCAGACCACCCGGGACAGACCGCGGCTGGGCCGGGCCCTGTCGCTGCCCCTGGAGCTGCCGGCGGGCCGGGCCAGCGAATTTCTGCTCTGAGGGTCACGGGAACAGCGGGGATCCGATGACACGACACAGTCGGCTGCCTGCGGAGCGGCGGCCGTCAGCCCGCCAGCAGTTCGGCCAGGCGCCGCTCCACGTCCACGCGCTGCTCTGGATCGCCCACAAGGCGCAGCGCCCCGGTCTCCGGCCACCAGTTGAGCTTGAGGTTGCTGACGCCATCATCGAAGACGCACAGCTCGAACGCCCCCTTGTGCTCCCAGTGGCATGGCAGGCCCAGCTGCTGCACCAGAGCTGAGAGCTCCTCGAGGGAACCACTGAAGGTCATCCTGGCACCGGCCGCTTGCACGGACGCTAGTCAGGCCTGGCCGAAGCGCTGCTTCGGACGCGACACAACCGCCACCAGGCCCACACCGATCAGATAGAGGGCCGTGATCGCCCCGCTGAGAAGCAGCATCGTCACCGGATCGGTGGAAGGGGTGAGCACCGCCCCGGCCAGGGCGCTCACCAGCACCACCCAGCGCCAGGCGCCGAGCATGCGGCGGGCATCCACCAGCCCGAGAGCCCCGAGCAGCAGCTGCAGCACCGGCAGCTGGAAGGCCAGGGCCGTGGCCACCATCAGCAGCAGCACGAAGTCGAGATAGCGCTCGATCGACCAGATCGGCTCCACCACATCGGCGCCATAGCTGACCAGAAAGCGCAGGGCCGCCGGCACCAGCGCCCACCAGGCAAAGGCCAGCCCGGCCGCGAACAGGACGGTGGAGCCCGCAACGGTGGGAGCCACCAGGCGACGCTCCTTTCGCGTCAGGCCGGGCAGCACGAAGGCCAGCCCTTCGAACAGAATCCAGGGAATCGCCAGGGTGAGGCCGGCGTAGCCCGCCACCTTCAGCGACACGAACAGGAACTCGCCGGGGGCCAGCTGCAGGAAGCGGATCCCCTGAGCCGGGGCCTCCAGCAGCTTCACCAGCGGCCGCACGAACACCAGGCAGCCGGCCGCCGCCACCACCACCGCCAGCAGGCTGCGCAGCACCCGCCGGCGCAGCTCTTCGAGGTGGTCCACCAGGGGCATCTCCACCTCCCCCGGGAACTCGTCATCGGGCGAGAGGAGAGCGGGGGGATCCCCGCCGCCGCCATCCCCTGTTCCCTCGCCCTGCGCCGGTGAGGTCTCGTGCCGGAGGCTGTGGTCGGCAGCGGGGCCGGGTTCGGTCGGGGGCTCGGCGGCGGCGGGCGCTTCGGCGTCCGCAACGACCGTGGATGAGCCCTCACCCGCAGCGTCCACGGCGGCACCGTCGGCCAGCTCCGTTGCGCTCATCGAGGCGGTCGGCTCTGAGCCGGCGCTGGCCGCATCGGCCAGCACAACGGCGTCCGCCGTGTGCTCGGACATGGGCGTGGCCGCGACTGCAGCGGCATCCCCCGGACCCGCGACAGCCAGAGGACCGGCAGCCTCGCCGTGGAGGCCGGCCGCGGGCGCTGTCCGCTCAGGGGAGGACGCGGCGGCGGCATCGAGATGCCGGCTGCCGCTGGCTTCGCTCTCCAGAGTGCTGGGGTCCACGGCTGCTCCCGGTGGGGCTCGATGCTCCTGCGGAGCGGCTGAAGGTCGAGGTTAGGAGGCGCCCGCGGCGGACGGCCCCGTTGGCGCCTCTCCCTGCAGGGAGGTGGCCTTCGGTTCGGCTCGCGGCGTCTCGCTCCCGGGCTCGGCCGGCCGGTCCGCCACCTGCAGCAGTGCCTGCGCCCGCTCCGGTTCGCCCCACAGCACCTCACCACCGCGATGGCGCACGGTGCCGGGCTCGGCGCCGGGGATGCGCTGCAGCGTCTCGGCCGCCACCATCAGCACCGGCACCCGACGGTTGCCACGGCCGCGGCTGAAGTGGGCCGCCAGATCGGCCGCGGCCTGCAGATCAGCCTCGCCGGGCGGTGCTTCCGAACCCTTGAGCACCACATGGCTGCCGGGCAGCTCCTGGGCGTGGAACCAGAGATCGCCGCGGCGGGCCTGGCGCAGGCTGATCCACTCGTTCTGGCGGTGGTTGCGGCCCACCTGCAGCCTCAGGCCACCGGAGCTGCGCAGCTCCAGGGGCTGGGGCTCGCCCTGCCCCCCCTGCCGTCGCCGCCCCCGGCTGCGGCCGCCCGCAGGCTCGCCGGCCCCCCGGGGCCGCAGCCGCTCCAGCTGCTCCAGCAGCTCCTCCTCCAGGGGCGCCAGCTCGGCATCCCGATCGAGCTGGTCCAGGAAGGTGAGGCTGGTCTCCAGCCCCTCCAGGTGCTGGCGGTGCAGAGCGATCCTGGGGGTGATCGCCGCCACGGAGCGCCGCAGCTTGCGGGCCCGGCGGTACAGGCCCTGAGCCTCGTCGATCGTCTCGCGCGTGGGCTCGGGCAGGCAGAGCAGGCCGTCGGCGCGCCGCTGCAGCTCCTCGGCAGCGGGCACAGCGTCCAGCAGAGCCTGCTGCTGCGCCAGCAGCTCCAGCTCCCGGGCCATGGCGTTGCGCAGCCGGGTCTCCAGGGTCTGGCGGCGCTGGCGCCAGGTCCGCTCCGCCAGCCGCGCGCCGTAGTACTCGGCCAGGCCCCGGTTGATCGGCAGGGAGGCGTCAGCCGCCGCACTCCTCACCGCCGACGCCGAACGACCGCGGCCGGATCCGTCCCGCTCGACCGCAGCGGGAACCGTGGCTTCGCCCGCCGCAGAGGCGAAAGCGCCGCCGGAGCCGATCACCCCCACAGCAGGCGCCGCACCGGCGACGACAGCCGATGGCTGCGCATTCGAGCCGCAGGATGCGCCGTCTGGCGGCTCGCCGCGGAACCCTGCGTCACGGCATCGTTCCTGGCCGAACAGCCCGGGAGGCGCCGATGCCCCGGCGAGCGATTCGGGCCTCGGGCCCGGCAGCCAGCAGCGGAAGCTGCGGCAGGGCCCCCACTGCAGCTCAAAGCACGACCGCTCCAGGCTGTCCAGCCATTGCCGCCAGCGCTGCCAGAGGGCCTGCCACTGGCTGTCGGAGAGCGCATGCACCGGCAGGGCGGCCCAGGAGGGATCCGCCAGGAGCTGGCGCACGAGGGCCGGGCTGGTGCCCTGATAGGCCCCCAGCAGGGCCTTGCCCAGGGGCAGGGGCAGCAGGCTGAGCCGCTGGCGCCAGGACTCGAAGCTCTCCTGCGGCCGCGGCGGCTCTCCCGCCTGGGAGGGAGGCGGCTGATAGGGGTCGCCGGTGCCGATCGGCCGCAGCCGCGACTGGCGGTCACGCACCTGACGGGCCAGGGCGATCACGCGCCGCTCGCCGTCGAGCAGGAACAGGTTGCTGTGGCGGCCCATCAGCTCCAGCAGCAGGGAGCGCTCGACGGGCTCGCCGGGCCTGGGCGCGAAGCGCAGCTCCACCACCCGCTCCCAGGCGGGCTGATGCAGCGCCACCAGCGCCAGGCCGCGCAGGCCGTGCTGCAGCTGCTGGGCCAGGGTGCTGCCGTCTCCCTGGCGCGGCGGCGGTGGAATCGCCAGCAGCCGCGGTGCCTCCGCCAGCCAGCTCAGCTCCAGCCACTGGGTGCCCTGCAGGCCACGCAGACCCAGCTGCAGGGTGTGGGCATCGCTCTGCTGCGCCTTCTCGAAGCGGCTGGGCACCACGACGGGCTCCAGCTCGGCAAGCACCGCCCGCAGGCTGGTGTAGTCGAGCGGCTGCAGGGTCGGCGTGCCGGAAGGCGTCGCCGACGGCGAGGCAGGGATCGCAGCGGTGGGGACCGGGTTGTGCATGGCCTTCGGTTCCGCGCCGGCGTCGCTGTCGAGACCGTCCAGGGTTCGGCCGGCGATCACTCGCCTGAATCTGTCAGGTCGGCCCCGGAGGGTCCTGCAGGCCTGCCGGCAGGCCCATGCCCCGGCCGCCTGAAGGGGCGGATGGAGGCTGCACCCTCAGACGGCCGATCCGAGGCCGATCGGGGACCATGGCGCCACGCGAACAGGCCGGCCAAACGCTTCGGCAGCCTGCGTGATCGATCGCAGCCGGCTGCAGTGACCGGGCTCCGAGCCCCAGCGGCGGCCCACGATCGAGCCATCCAGGCCGCAGGGCCTGCCCCCGCTGGCTCCTGCCTACTGTGCAGCCGCAGCCTCGAGGTCCCTGCCCCACCATGACCAGCGCAACGCCTCCCGCCGGCGGCCGGCTGACGGTGCTCACCGGACCGAGCGGCGTCGGCAAGGGCACCCTGGTGAAGCTGCTGCTGGAGCGCCACCCCGAGATCTGGCTGTCGGTGTCGGCCACCACCCGCACGCCCCGCCAGGGGGAGGAGGAGGGTCGCAGCTACTTCTTCCTGTCGCGCCAGGCCTTCGAGCAGCGTGCGGCGGAAGGGGGCCTGCTGGAGTGGGCCGAGTTCGCCGGCAACCTCTACGGCACCCCGCGCCAGCCGGTGGAGGAGCACCTCGCCGGGGGCCGGCCGGTGCTGCTGGAGATCGAGCTGGAGGGGGCGCGCCAGGTGCGCCGCAGCTTTCCAGCCGGCTTTCAGGTGTTCCTGGAGCCGCCGTCGTTCGAGGAGCTGGAGCGCCGCATCCGCGGCCGCGGCACCGACAGCGAGGAGGCGATCAGCAGACGGCTGGAGCGGGCCCGGGTCGAACTGGACGCCGCGCCGGAATTCGATGCCCGTCTCGTCAACGGCGACCTGGAGACCGCCCTGGCCGAGCTGGAACGGTTGATGGGCCTGAACGGCTGATCAGCCAGGGAGCGAGGCCGTTCACGACACCACGGCAAGCAGCCTTCCCTGGTCCTGGGCCCATCGATCCAGAACGGAACAACCGCCAACAAAAAAGGCGGCCCTTCGGCCGCCTGAAAACCCGACAATCGAGACTGCGATTCAGAGGGGGTGAAACAGCAGATCGGGGAAGAACCGGTTGAACTCGATCATGATGCCGGCGGTCACGGTGAACCAGATCGCGGCGAACACGGGAGCAGTGGTCAGAAACTTCTTCATGGCCAGAGGCAGTGACGAGGTGAGCTTGGAGAAGGATGTTCGCTTCCTGGAATGAGCGGAGGCGGCTCTACCGAATGAACCGGGATTGTTCCGGCCGAATCAACAAGCCGGAACAACCCTGTTGCGTTCGATCAGCGAGGGGACACGGTGATCTTGGTATCGGCCTCGGTGAGCTTGCCGGTGGTCAGCTCCTTGAAGGCAGCAAGGGGCCAGGTGGCGGAAGCGATCGTGGCCTTGAGGGCCAGGGGCACGTCAATCTGGATCTCGTGCATGGTGGCGTCCTTGCGCTTGGCCACCTCCTGGAGATAGCCGCGGCCGGCCCAGCCGATGCAGCCGGCGATGTAGAGGAAGGCGATGCCGGGGATGATGAAGTCACCGGCGTGGCTCCAGCGACCGTCGACGATCAGGTGGGGCAGCCCGTCGGTGCCGCAAAGGGCCTGGCTGTACATCTCGAAGCGGGCCTTGGCCTGCGGGGTGGAGGCCGTGGCGGCCCGCTGCT
It contains:
- the lgt gene encoding prolipoprotein diacylglyceryl transferase gives rise to the protein MLLATFTSPGPVLVQLGPFSLRWYGLLIATAVLLGLLLAMRLGRQRGVDPALIADLLPLMVLGAVIGARAYYVVLEWNHQFRGAGLIDLIAIWRGGIAIHGALIGGTLVTILFCRWRRQRFWPLLDVLVPAVALGQAIGRWGNFFNSEAFGLPTNLPWGLTIPPASRPLQFLDRSTFHPTFLYESIWNLGVCALLLLLIRQAARGRLRLPDGALSCVYLMAYSSGRVWIEALRLDPLCLVGLPPFCAGGLRMAQLMSLLLIVLGGLGLWWLLIRRRPLPDPSGVPA
- the petA gene encoding cytochrome f encodes the protein MRRTLSLLFGSLLSISVLLLGATPSWAYPFWAQQNYDYPREATGKLACANCHLAKKPTHVELPQAVFPDEVFKVEVEIPYDTAVQQVAGDGSSTGLNVGAVVMLPDGFKLAPADRLSDELKEETAGVYVTTWNEDNPNILLVGPLPGDQHQKIVFPILSPDPAEDSSIHFGKYQLHVGGNRGRGQVYPTGEKSNNTVFTASAAGTITAINAGDNGASVIEIQTADGSVSETIPAGPTLEVAVGDEVAAGAPLTNDPNVGGFGQLDAEVVLQNPVRIYGLLAFFAAVALAQIMLVLKKRQIEKVQAAEGV
- the petC gene encoding cytochrome b6-f complex iron-sulfur subunit, with product MTQFPAASSSGDVPGMGRRQFMNLLTFGSVTGVALGALYPVVNYFIPPRAAGGGGGTTAKDELGNTVTASGWLATHKEGDRNLVQGLKGDPTYLLVEGSDAIGNYGINAICTHLGCVVPWNAAANKFMCPCHGSQYDATGKVVRGPAPLSLALAHVSVENDNVFLSQWTETDFRTGDKPWWA
- a CDS encoding DUF3067 family protein — its product is MLRFDSPANEEPAPPLQADEVLALLRARWQASHGLQLVQRNGRLYFQVIWNHLEQQSFPLSEADYREALEEIVASLNGLGVADQVRSWLQTTRDRPRLGRALSLPLELPAGRASEFLL
- the tatC gene encoding twin-arginine translocase subunit TatC; amino-acid sequence: MPLVDHLEELRRRVLRSLLAVVVAAAGCLVFVRPLVKLLEAPAQGIRFLQLAPGEFLFVSLKVAGYAGLTLAIPWILFEGLAFVLPGLTRKERRLVAPTVAGSTVLFAAGLAFAWWALVPAALRFLVSYGADVVEPIWSIERYLDFVLLLMVATALAFQLPVLQLLLGALGLVDARRMLGAWRWVVLVSALAGAVLTPSTDPVTMLLLSGAITALYLIGVGLVAVVSRPKQRFGQA
- a CDS encoding NFACT family protein codes for the protein MHNPVPTAAIPASPSATPSGTPTLQPLDYTSLRAVLAELEPVVVPSRFEKAQQSDAHTLQLGLRGLQGTQWLELSWLAEAPRLLAIPPPPRQGDGSTLAQQLQHGLRGLALVALHQPAWERVVELRFAPRPGEPVERSLLLELMGRHSNLFLLDGERRVIALARQVRDRQSRLRPIGTGDPYQPPPSQAGEPPRPQESFESWRQRLSLLPLPLGKALLGAYQGTSPALVRQLLADPSWAALPVHALSDSQWQALWQRWRQWLDSLERSCFELQWGPCRSFRCWLPGPRPESLAGASAPPGLFGQERCRDAGFRGEPPDGASCGSNAQPSAVVAGAAPAVGVIGSGGAFASAAGEATVPAAVERDGSGRGRSASAVRSAAADASLPINRGLAEYYGARLAERTWRQRRQTLETRLRNAMARELELLAQQQALLDAVPAAEELQRRADGLLCLPEPTRETIDEAQGLYRRARKLRRSVAAITPRIALHRQHLEGLETSLTFLDQLDRDAELAPLEEELLEQLERLRPRGAGEPAGGRSRGRRRQGGQGEPQPLELRSSGGLRLQVGRNHRQNEWISLRQARRGDLWFHAQELPGSHVVLKGSEAPPGEADLQAAADLAAHFSRGRGNRRVPVLMVAAETLQRIPGAEPGTVRHRGGEVLWGEPERAQALLQVADRPAEPGSETPRAEPKATSLQGEAPTGPSAAGAS
- the gmk gene encoding guanylate kinase, encoding MTSATPPAGGRLTVLTGPSGVGKGTLVKLLLERHPEIWLSVSATTRTPRQGEEEGRSYFFLSRQAFEQRAAEGGLLEWAEFAGNLYGTPRQPVEEHLAGGRPVLLEIELEGARQVRRSFPAGFQVFLEPPSFEELERRIRGRGTDSEEAISRRLERARVELDAAPEFDARLVNGDLETALAELERLMGLNG
- the psaJ gene encoding photosystem I reaction center subunit IX; this encodes MKKFLTTAPVFAAIWFTVTAGIMIEFNRFFPDLLFHPL
- a CDS encoding Photosystem I reaction center subunit III; its protein translation is MRRLFAVLLSAFLLFGFASTAHADIGGLTPCAENARFQQRAATASTPQAKARFEMYSQALCGTDGLPHLIVDGRWSHAGDFIIPGIAFLYIAGCIGWAGRGYLQEVAKRKDATMHEIQIDVPLALKATIASATWPLAAFKELTTGKLTEADTKITVSPR